DNA sequence from the Amycolatopsis sp. Hca4 genome:
GTGCGCTGATCGGGAACTCCGGCAGGGGCCGGGTCAGGCCGGGATGAGCAGGATCGGGTAAGTCCGCGGGACCACGCACAACGCGGTCGTGGCGAACATCGCGAGCGAGCTGCCGATGCACCTCTCCGCCGGAATGCTTTCCGTCTGGGCCGAGGCGGTGGCCGCCGTGCCGAGCAGGACTCCGGTCGTCATTGCCAGCGCACCGAGCGCGGCCGTGATCCGTCGCATGGTGATCCTCCTGTCGTGGAGCCGGTTTCCGATGGCCGGAGGCTGCCCCGGATTCGGGGCGGCCGAACGGTCCGGCGGCCGATCGCACCGGTCCGGGTGTCACCCACACCGGACCCCGACGCCCGCGGCCGGGTGGCCGGACGGCCCGGAAAGCACCAGTACGCTGAGGCGAATGAGCACGGTATCCACCCCGGAGCAGTCGATGGTCGAAACCCGGCACCAGACCCGGTTGCTGACCCTGCTCCGGGACGACGGCCCGATGTCGCGGGTCGAGCTGGGGGAGCGGCTGGAGCTGCCGCGCGCCCGGGTGGGCGCCGAGGTGGCCCGGCTCGCCGAGGTCGGGCTCGTCGAGGCCGCGGGGCCGTCGGCCAGCCGGGGCGGACGGCGGTCGACCCTGGTCCGGCTCGCCGGGGAACTGCGGGTGCTCGCGGTGGACGTCGGCGCGACCTCGGTCGGCGTCGCGGTCACCGACGCGTCCTGCGAAGTGCTGGCCCACGCGGTCGAAGACTGCGACGTCCGGCAGGGGCCGCACCCGGTGCTGCGGCGGGTCGCCGAGCTTGCGGCGAAGGTCCGGGAAGAGGCACCCGGCCGGCTCATCGCCGCCGGCATCGGGCTGCCCGGGCCGGTCAGCTTCGCCGAAGGGATGGCGGTCGCGCCGCCGATCATGCCCGGCTGGGACCGGTTCAACGTGCGCGACCACCTCGGCGGGCTGTGGGGCTGCCCGGTCGCGGTGGACAACGACGTCAACGCGATGGCCCTCGGCGAGCGGCACGCCGGGGTCGCGCGCTCGACCGACGACCTGATGTTCGTCAAGATCGGCACCGGGATCGGCTGCGGGATCGTGCTCGGCGGCAAGGTCTACCGCGGGGTCGCCGGCACGGCGGGCGACATCGGGCACATCCGGCTCGACGACTTCGGCCCGACCTGCGCGTGCGGCGAGGTCGGCTGCCTGGAGGCCTACTTCGGCGGGGCCGCGCTGGCCCGCGACGGGCTGGCGCTGGCCCGCAGCGGACGCTCGGCGTTCCTGGCCGAGGCGGCCGCCGAACGCGGCGCGGTCACCGCCCGTGACGTCGGCCGGGCCGCCGCGGCGGGCGACTCCGGTGCGGTCAACCTCATCCGCGACGGCGGACGGCGGCTCGGCCAGGTCATCGCCTCGCTGGTCTGCTTCATCAACCCGGGCATGGTGGTGATCGGCGGCGGGGTGGCCCAGCTCGGGCACCAGCTGCTGGCCGAGGTGCGCAGCGCGGTGTACCGGCGCTCGCTGCCGCTGGCCACCGGGAACCTCCCGATCGTGCTGTCCGAGCTGGGCGAGACGGCGGGTGTCATCGGGGCCGCGTGGTCGGCCACGGACCGGGCCTTCACGCTCAGCAGCTGAGCCCTTCGCTGACAGAGCGTTGCTGAACGCGTCCACTGTGTAACGTCAAAACTAGACAGACTTTCGTACGTTGAGAGCGAAAGTCTGTCTAGTTTCGCACGTCTATCCGGGTGAAAACCCGACTAAACACCCCGACATCACCTTGACGAGTGATGCCAGTCACCCTACTTTCGCTGCCTGAGCGACAAAGTGCGTTCAGTAGCCAGCGCAAGATGGGGGCACCGTGGCCGTCACCGGAACGAGGCGCGCCGACTCGGCGAGCCCGCGTACGGCGAACCTGGCCGCGGTCCTGCGGGCGCTGCGCACCGGCCCGCTCTCGCGCACGCAGCTGGCCGCCCGCTGCGGGCTCGCCAGGTCCGCGGTGCCCGGCCTGCTCGCCGAGCTCACCGGGCGCGGCCTGGTCCGCCCCGCCGGTGTCCGGCCGGGCAACGGGCGGCCGAGCCGGCTGGTCGAGCTGCACGGCGAAGACGCCTACGCGCTCGGTCTGAGCGTCGAAGCCGACCGGCTGTCGGCGCTGGTCACCGATCTGTCGGGCCGGGTGCTGGACGAGGCCACCGAGGCCGTCGACGTCGCCGCGCTCGGGCTGCAGACAGGCATGGACGGGCTCGCCGAGCTGGCCGGGGCCGTCCTGCCCGGGCCACCGGTCGGGATCGCGGTCTCGGTACCCGGCCTGGTCGATTCGGCCGCCGCGGTGCTGCGGTTCGCGCCCGCGCTGCGCTGGCGGGACGCGGAGATCGCCGGGCTGCTGGCGGCCCGGCTGGACGTCCCGGCCGCCGCCATCGCCGTGGACAACGACGCCAACCTCGGCGCACTCGCCGAAGCGATCGCCGGCACCGGCGACGACCTGTTCTACCTGGGTGGCGGAACGGCCGTCGGCGGCGGGCTCGTCTCCGGCGGCACGATCCTGCGGGGCGCGCGCGGCTTCGCGGGCGAGGTCGGGCACATCGCCGTCGACCCCTCCGGTGGCCGGTGTCCCTGCGGCCGGACGGGCTGCCTGGAGACCAAGGCGAACCTGGCCGCGCTGCTGCGCGCGGCCGCGGCGCCGGGCGACCCCCTGCACGATCCCGCTCCCGGCGTCGAAGGCCGCGTCGCCCGGCTCACCGACCGCATCAGGCTGGGCGACCAGCGCGCGGCCACCGCGGTGCACGAACTCGGCGTCGCGCTCGGCATCGCCTTGTCCACTGTGGTCGACGTGCTCGACCCGGACGTCGTCGTGCTCGGGGGCTACTTCGCGGCACTGGGGGAGTGGCTGGTCGAACCGGTCCGCGTCGAACTCGCCGCCCGGCCGCTGGGCCAGGCGCGGGTGGTGGCGTCCGGGCTCGGCCTGCGGGCGCCGCTGCGCGGGGCCGCGCACCTGGCCGCCGAGCGGCTGTTCGCGAACCCGACGCTCGCCGAGGAGGTCATGGTATGAGCCTGCTTTCCGTGCGCGGGATCGTGAAGACGTTCCCGGGCGTCCGCGCCCTCGACGGCGTCGACCTCGACGTCGAGCCCGGCGAGGTGCACTGCCTGCTCGGCCAGAACGGCGCCGGGAAGTCGACGCTGATCAAGGTCCTCTCCGGCGCGCACCAGCCCGACACCGGAGAGATCACCTGGCAGGGCGAACCGGTGACGCTCGGTTCGCCGGTCGACGCCCTGCGCCTCGGCATCGCCACCATGTACCAGGAACTCGACCTCGTCCCCGGGCTTTCGTTGGCGGACAACATCTTCCTCGGCCACGAACGCGCCCGCTTCGGCTTCACGCGGATCTCCCAGGCCCGCGCCGAAGCCGCCCGCCTGATGGCCCGGCTCGGCCACCCGGACATCCGGCCGTCGACCGAGGTCGGCAAGCTGTCGGCCGCCGGGCAGCAGCTGGTCTCGATGGCCCGCGCCCTGGCCCACGACGCCCGGCTGCTCGTGATGGACGAGCCCACCGCCGCGCTGGCCGGCGAGGAGGTCGACAACCTCTTCCGGATCGTCGGGGAGCTGACCGCCGACGGCGTCGCGGTCGTCTACATCTCCCACCGCCTGGAGGAACTGCGCCGGATCGGGCACCGCGTGACCGTGCTCAAGGACGGCCGGACCGTCGGCACCGGCCTCGACGCCCGCACCACGCCGACCGCCGACCTGGTCGCGCTGATGGCCGGCCGCAAGGTGGAGACGGTCTTCGGCCCGCGCCACGACGGCCACGCCAGGCCGGAGACCGCGCTCGCCGTCGAAAACCTCACCCGCCACGGCGAGTTCGAGGACGTCAGCTTCACCGTCCACGCCGGGGAGGTCGTCGGCGTCGCCGGCCTGGTCGGCTCGGGCCGCAGCGAGCTGCTGGAGACGATCTTCGGCGCGCGCAAGCCCGACCGGGGAACCATTGCCGTCCAGGACAAACCGCTCGGCCCCGGCGTCCAGGCCGCCGTGAAGGCAGGCATAGGCCTCGCTCCGGAAGAACGCAAGAGCCAGGGCCTGCTGCTGGACCTGCCCGTGGTGCACAACGTGACGCTGGCCAGCCTCGGCCGCTACGCGAAGCTCGGCTTCACCGAACGCGCCAAGGAACTGGACGACGCCGGCGCGAGCCTGCGCCGCCTCGACCTGCGGCCCGCCGACCCCCGGCGGATCGTCCGCACGCTGTCCGGCGGCAACCAGCAGAAGGCCGTGCTCGCGCGGTGGCTGGTCCGCGGGTGCCGGGTGCTGCTGCTCGACGAGCCGACGCGCGGCGTCGACGTCGGGGCCCGCGCCGAGCTGTACCGGCTGATCGACGAGCTGGCCGCGACCGGCGTGGCGATCGTGCTGGTGTCCAGCGAAATCCCCGAGGTGCTCGGGCTGTCCGACCGGGTGCTGGTGCTGCGCGAGGGCCGTGTCCTCGCCGACCGGCGCTCGGCCGGGCTGACCGAGGCCGAGGTGCTCGACGTGATTCTCGAGGGGAGCGCGGCATGACCGAAACCCAGGCACCGCCCCAGGAAGCGCTGCCCGCCGAACGGAAGCGGTTCGCCTTCTCCGCCGACCCGCGGCTGCTCGGCCTGGCCGGGGTGCTCGTCGTCCTCTGCCTGGTCGGCCAGCTCACCCGGCCCGAGCTGTTCTTCACCGAAAGCAACATCTCGACGATCCTGCGGCTGGCCGCGGCGATCGGCGTGGTGAGCGTCGGGATGACGTTCGTGATCATCAGCGGCGGCATCGACCTGTCCGTCGGCTCGATGGTCGGCCTGGCCGGCGTCTGGCTCACGACGCTGGCGACCCAGTCGTACGGCCCGTGGGTGATGGTCCTCTGTGGACTCGCGGTCGGTCTCGGCTGCGGCCTGGTCAACGGCGTGCTCGTCGCCTACGGCAAGGTCGTGCCGTTCATCGCCACGCTGGCGATGTACGTCTCGGCACGCGGGCTCGCCGAGCGGATCAGCGGCCGGCGCACCCAGGTCGTCGCCGACCAGGACTTCCTCGCCTTCTTCCGGGGGAGCTTCCTCGGCGTCCCCACGCTGATCTGGCTGTTCGCGCTGGTCTTCGCGGTCGGCTGGGTCCTGCTCAACCGCACCACGTTCGGCCGGCGGACGTACGCGGTCGGCGGCAACGCCGAGGCGTCACGGCTGGCCGGCATCAACGTCAAGCGCCACCTCGCGCTCGTCTACGGCGTGGCCGGGCTGTGCTGCGGGATCGCCGCGCTGATGGTCGTCGCGCGGACGACCGCGGGCGCGTCGACCAACGGCATGTTCTACGAACTCGACGCGATCGCGGCGGTGGTCATCGGCGGCACGCTGCTGACCGGTGGCCGCGGCTCGCTCATCGGCACGCTCGTCGGTGTGCTGATCTTCACGGTGCTGTCGAACATCTTCACGCTGAACAACCTGGACACCGACATCCAGAACATCGCCAAGGGCGTGATCATCGTCCTCGCCGTGCTCCTGCAGTTCCGCGCCCGCAAGTCCAAGACCTAGTCACCCAGGAGGCCGTCATGCCCGAACAACCCTTCCTCGGCCGCCGGGGATTCCTGCTGGGCGGGGCCGCGGTCGGCGCCGGTGCGCTGCTGGCCGGCTGCACGTCGAACACGCCCGCGAACTCGGAGTCGAACGCACCGGTCGCCAACGCGGGCAACAACGCCCAGCCGGGCAAGCCGATCACCATCGGCTTCTCCGCCCCGGCCGCCGACCACGGCTGGATCGCCGCGATCACCAAGAACGCCAAGGCCCAGGCGCAGAAGTTCAGCGAAGTGAAGTTCAACGCCACCGAGGGCACCAACGACGTCAACCAGCAGATCTCCCAGGTGGAGACGCTGATCAACGCCAAGGTCGACGTCCTGGTGATCCTGCCCTTCGACGGCAAGGCGCTGACCGCGGTCGGCCAGCAGGCGATGGACGCCGGCATCCCGGTGATCAACCTCGACCGCGTCTTCGACACGCCGCTGGCGTACAGAACGTGGATCGGCGGCGACAACTACCGGATGGGCGTCAACGCGGGCAACTACATCGCCGCGGAGCTCAAGAAGAAGAACGTCGCCAACCCGGTCATCGGCGAGGTCGCCGGCATCGACTCGCTGCCGCTGACCCAGGAACGCAGCAAGGGCTTCAAGGACGCGCTGGGGCGCGCCGGGTTCAAGGTGGGCCCGCGGGTGTCGGCGCAGTTCACGTCGGAGTCGGGCGAGCAGCAGACCGCGAACCTGCTGCAGGGCGCGCCCAAGCTGGACGCGCTGTGGAACCACGACGACGACCAGGGCATCGGCGTCAACGCGGCGATCGACACCGCGGGCCGCAAGGAGTTCATCATGGTCGGCGGCGCCGGCTCGAAGAACATGATGAACCTGATCAAAGCCGACTCCTCGCCGATCAAGGCGACCGTGCTCTACAGCCCGTCGATGGCCTCGACGGCGGTCGCGCTCGCGCGGCTGCTCGGCCAGGGCAAGGGGATCGGCGACCTGGCCGAGCACGACATCCCGGCCGAGATCACCACCTACTCGGCGGTCGTGACCAAGGAGAACGTCGACCAGTACCTCGACGTCGGCTTCGACTCCTGACCGGACTTTCCGCCAGAACGCAAGGAGGGGCATGAGCCGGGAAACCATCGGGATCGGCATGGTCGGGCACGCGTTCATGGGTGCGGTGCATTCGCACGCCTGGCGCAGCGTCCACCGGTTCTTCGACCCGCCGCTGGTGCCGCGGCTCGCCGTGCTCGGCGGCCGGGACGAAGCCAGAACCCGGGACGCCGCCGCCAAGTTCGGCTGGGAGGACGTCGAGACCGACTGGCGGAAGCTCGTCGCCCGGGACGACGTCGGCCTGGTCGACGTCTGCACCCCGGGCGACAGCCACGCCGAGATCGCGATCGCCGCGCTGGAGGCCGGGAAGCACGTGCTGTGCGAGAAGCCACTGGCGAACTCGGTCGCCGAGGCCGAGGCGATGGCCGAGGCGGCGCGGCGGGCCCGTGACCGCGGGGTGCGGGCCATGGTCGCCTTCAACTACCGCCGGGTGCCCGCGCTCGCCCACGCCAGGAACCTGGTGGCGAGCGGGGCACTCGGCGAGATCCGGCACGTGCGGTCGGTGTACCTGCAGGACTGGCTGTCCGATCCGCAGGCGCCGATGACCTGGCGGCTCCGGCGCGAAAGTGCCGGCTCGGGCGCGCTCGGCGACCTCGGGGCGCACATCGTCGACGCCGCCCAGTTCGTCACCGGCGAGGTGATCACCGGCGTCTCGGCGCTGACGAACACGTTCGTGAAGCAGCGGCCGTCCGAGACCGGCGGCACGGACGACGTCACGGTCGACGACACGGCGTTGTTCCTGGCGCGGCTGTCCGGGGGCGCGGTGGCGACCTTCGAAGCGACCCGGTTCGCCCTGGGCCGCAAGAACGCCATGCGACTGGAGATCAACGGGTCGAAGGCGAGCCTGGCCTTCGACTTCGAGTCCATGAACGAGCTCCAGTGGTACGAGGGCAGCGGCACCGAGGCCGGTTTCCGCCGCATCCTCGTCACCGAGCCGCAGCACCCGTACGTCGGCGCGTGGTGGCCGCCGGGGCACCTGCTCGGCTACGAGCACACGTTCACCCACGAGGTCGCCGACCTCCTGGACGCCATCGGCGCGGGTACCGACCCCGCACCGAGCTTCGACGACGGCCTGCGCGTCCAGCGGGTGCTGGACGCCGTCGAGAAGAGCGCGGCCGCGGAAGCGAACTGGACACCGGTGGAGGAGAAATGAGCCGTCCCGTCACGTTGTTCACCGGCCAGTGGGCCGACCTGCCGTTCACCGAGGTCTGCAAGCTCGCCTCGGACTGGGGTTACGACGGGCTGGAGATCGCCTGCTCGGGCGACCACTTCGAGGTCGACCGCGCACTGTCCGAAGAGGACTACGTGCCCGGGCGGCTGCGGCTGCTCGCCGAGCACGGCCTCAAGGTGTGGGCGATCTCGAACCACCTCGTCGGGCAGGCCGTCTGCGACGACCCGATCGACCACCGGCACCAGGCCATCCTGCCCTCCCGCATCTGGGGCGACGGCGACGCCGAGGGCGTCCGGCAGCGGGCGGCGGCCGAGATGGCCGACACCGCGCGGGCCGCGGCGAAACTCGGCGTGGACACCGTCATCGGCTTCACCGGGTCGAAGACCTGGAAGTACGTGGCGATGTTCCCGCCGGTCTCGCGCGCTGACATCGATGACGGCTACGCGGACTTCGCCCGCCGCTGGCACCCGATCCTGGACGTCTTCGACGAGGTCGGCGTCCGGTTCGCGCACGAGGTCCACCCGTCGGAGATCGCCTACGACTACTGGACGACCCAGCGCGCCCTGGAGGCCGTCGACCACCGGCCGGCGTTCGGGCTGAACTGGGACCCGTCCCACTTCGTCTGGCAGGACCTCGACCCGGTCGGGTTCATCCTCGACTTCGCCGACCGGATCTACCACGTCGACTGCAAGGACACCCGCAAGCGCATCGACGGCCGCAACGGACGGCTCGGCTCGCACCTGGCCTGGGCGGACCCGCGCCGCGGCTGGGACTTCGTGTCCGTCGGCCACGGCGACGTCCCGTGGGAGGACTGCTTCCGGGCGCTGAACTCGATCGGCTACGCCGGCCCGATCTCGGTGGAGTGGGAAGACGCCGGGATGGACCGGCTCCGGGGCGCGGCGGAGGCGGTGAAGTACGTCCGCGAGCACCTGTTCGACAAGCCGTCGGCGGCATTCGACGCGGCTTTCAGCAACCAGAAATGAGGGAGTTCCATGTGCGGTGACCGGCCAGATCACTACTCCCGACGATCATTCCTGAACGTGGCGACAGCGGCTCTCACGGTGGGCGCGGCGACAATCGCGTTGCCCGGCATCGCGGACGCCTCCCCGGCTCGCCGCCGCGTGCCGCTCGACAAGATCAGCATCCAGCTCTACTCCCTGCGTTCGCTGCTCCAGAACGACCCCGAAGGCACGCTGTCCGCGCTGGCCGACATCGGCTACCGCAAGGTCGAGCTGGCTGGCACGTACGGCCGCAGCGCCGCCGAGTTCCGCGCCATCCTCGACCGCAACCACATCGAGGCCTCCTCGTCACACGTCGGTATCGACGGCGACCTGAACCAGGCGATCGCCGACGCGAAGGTCCTCGGCAACCGCTCCGTCGTGGTGCCCTACGCGAACTTCGGCACGATCGCCGAGTGGGAGGCCTTCGCGGGCCGCATGAACACCGCCGCGGTCGCCTTCAAGAAGGCCGGGCTGAAGCTCGGCTACCACAACCACGACCACGAGTTCGCCCCGATCGGCGAGGTGGTCCCGTACGACGTGCTCACCGCGAAGACGGACAAGCGGCTCGTGCACCTGGAGATCGACCTGTTCTGGGCGGTCAACGGCGGCGCGGACCCGGTCGAGCTGTTCCGCCGCAACCACCCGCGCGTGACGCAGTACCACGTCAAGGACCGGACGGTGGACGGGCAGATGGTCGACCCCGGCGCGGGGGTCATCGACTTCCCGCGCATCTTCGCCGCGTCCTGCCACACCATCGGCGAGTACATCGTCGAGCACGACCAGCCCGCCGACCCGCTGCACACCGCGAAGGTCGGCTTCGAATACCTCCGCACCGTCCGGTTCTGAGAGCCCCGGGGGACTCGACATGCGAGTATCACGTCGGTCGATGCTGGCCGGAACCGCCGCGGGCGTGCTCGCGCCCGCCGTCGGGGCGGCCGATGCGGCCTTCGCCGCGGGCCTGACCCGCCAGCTCACCATCTACGCCGAAGCCCTGCCCGGTGGCCTCTACGGCTACGGCCTCGAACCCGGCAAGGCCACCATCCCGGGGCCGCTGCTGGAGATCTACGAGGGCGACACCCTCGAGATCGAACTGGTCAACCGGACCGACAAGCGGCTCTCCATCCACCCGCACGGCGTCACCTACGACACCGCGTCGGACGGCGCCCCGCTCAACGCGTCCTTCAACAACCCGGGCGAAACGCGCACCTACACCTGGCGCACGCGGGCCCGGTACGACGCGGGCGGCGGCTTCTGGATGCCGGGCAGCGCCGGCTACTGGCACTACCACGACCACGCGATGGGCACCGACCACGGCACCGCCGGCCTCGCGCGCGGGCTCTACGGCGGGCTGATCGTGCGCAAGCGCGGTGACCTGCTGCCGAGCAGGCAGTACACCGTCGTGTTCAACGAGATGATGATCAACCACGCGATGGCGCCGGACACGCCGATCTTCGAGGCCCGCCTCGGCGAGCGCGTCGAGTGGGTCTGCATCGGGTACGGCAGCCTGCCGCACACGTTCCACCTGCACGGGCACCGCTGGGCGGATACCCGCACCGGCATGCTCGGCAGCGCCGCTGACAACGTTGCCATCGTGGACAACAAGAACCTCGACCCCGGCAGTTCGTTCGGGTTCCAGGTGCTGGCCGGCGAAGGCGCCGGGCCCGGGGCGTGGATGTACCACTGCCACGTCCAGACCCACTCCGACGGCGGCATGGTGGGTCTCTTCCTGGTCCGCAACCCCGACGGCAGCCTGCCCGAGGGCGCGCAGGACGCGATCGACCGGTTCAAGGAGCACGGCCACACCGGGCACGACATGAACCCCGATTCCCGTACGCACGCAGGAGGGGCGCTATGAAAAGACGTTGGTTCGGCAGGCGCGGCGCGGTCGTGCTCGCCCTCGGCTCGGTCCTGGCGGCCGGCGCGCCGCTGCTGGCCATGCCGGTGGCCCAGGCCGCGCCCGCGGCGAACGTCCCGGTGAACGTCCTGCTCTTCCACGGCGCACCGGGCGGCCAGCAGGACCCGGTCGTCCGCGCCTCGGACGCGATCGCCCGGCTGGGCGCGGACAACGGCATCACGGTGACGGCGTCGTCGGATCCCGCCGTGTTCAGCGCCGCCAACCTGGCCCGCTACCGCGGAATCGTGTTCCTGTCCGCGCAGGGCGTGACGCTCAGCCGGGACCAGGAAGGCGCGCTGCAGGCCTACATGAAGGCCGGCGGCGGGTTCCTCGGCATCTCCGACGCCGCCCGCGCGCAGGACTCCTCGACCTGGTTCACCGGGCTGATCGGCGCCCGCCCGGTCGGCGCCCGGCCCACCCCCGAAGCCGTGGCCGCGGTGACCGCGAGCGGGGAGAACCCGCCCAACGAAACCAAGGAGAAACTGGCCGACAACAACGAAAACACCAAGTGGCTGACGTTCGCCACCACCGGCTGGGCCGCCTACAAGATGGCCACGCCGGTCGCCGTCAGCAGCTACTCGCTGACCTCGGCGAACGACTACCCGGGCCGGAACCCGAAGAACTGGACCCTGCAGGGCTCCGCGGACGGCAGCACCTGGACCGACCTGGACACGCGGGCGAACGAGACGTTCACCGACCCGTTCCAGACCCGGACGTTCACCTTCACCAACACCACGGTGTACCCGAACTACCGGCTGAACATCACCGCGAACGCCGGTGAGCCGATCATCCAGCTCGCCGACCTCAAGCTGTTCAAGGACACCTCGACCACCCCGCCGCCGCCGGAATCCCCGCCGCAGCAGGCCGTCGTCGACGTCCTCGACGCCCGGCACCCGGCCACCAAGGGGCTGCCGCAGAACTGGACGCGCACCGACCGCTGGCTCAACTGGGAGACCAACCCGGTCGGCACCGTCCACACCGTCGCGCAGGTCGAGGAGAAGGGCTACACGCCGGGGGTCGGGGCGAACGGGCCGTTCCACCCGATCTCGTGGTGCCGTGACTACGACGGCGGCCGGTCCTTCTACACGGGCATGGGCCGCACCGAGGCGTCCTACGGCGAAGACCGGTTCCGCGACCACCTGCTCGGCGCGCTGCGCTGGACCACCGGGATGGTGCGGGGCGACTGCCGGGCCGGGATCGCCGCGAACTACAAGATCGAGCGCCTCACCGGGAAGAACGCGGCCGGGCAGCTCGACCAGATCGGCGAGCCGCACGGGCTGACCATCGCCCCGGACGGCAAGGTGTTCTACATCGGCAAGGCCGCCTGCCCGACCGGGCCGGTCGTGAGCTGGGACGACCCGAACGTCGGCCTCGGCTGCGGCACCATCCACCAGTGGGACCCGGCCACCAGGAAGGTCAAGCTGCTCACCACCCTGCGGGTGATGGGCAACCGCGGCAGCGGCGACGAGCTGGTCAAGAACGAAGAAGGCCTGCTCGGGATGGTGCTGGACCCGAAGTTCACCGAGAACGGCTGGTTCTACGCCTACTGGATGCCGCACGAGTCGATCGACCGCGACAAGCGGACCGGCAAGCGCACGATCTCGCGGTTCACCTACAACGCGGCCACGCAGACGATCGACCAGGCCACCCGCAAGGACCTGCTGTCCTGGGACGTGCAGATCCACAGCTGCTGCCACGCCGGCGGCGGGATGGCGTTCGACAAGGACGGCAACCTCTACGTCGGGTCCGGGGACAACAACTCCTCGGGCGGCTCGAACGGCTACTCCGGCAACAACTGGACGCTCGAGTACAAGGGCCTGTCGTTCCAGGACGCGCGCCGCACGGCGGGCAACACGAACGACTACGGCGGCAAGATCCTGCGCATCCACCCGGAGGCCGACGGGACGTACACCATCCCGGCGGGCAACCTCTTCCCGAACGGGCCGTCGGACAAGACCCGCCCGGAGATCTACGTGATGGGCGTGCGCAACATCTCGCGGC
Encoded proteins:
- a CDS encoding sugar phosphate isomerase/epimerase → MCGDRPDHYSRRSFLNVATAALTVGAATIALPGIADASPARRRVPLDKISIQLYSLRSLLQNDPEGTLSALADIGYRKVELAGTYGRSAAEFRAILDRNHIEASSSHVGIDGDLNQAIADAKVLGNRSVVVPYANFGTIAEWEAFAGRMNTAAVAFKKAGLKLGYHNHDHEFAPIGEVVPYDVLTAKTDKRLVHLEIDLFWAVNGGADPVELFRRNHPRVTQYHVKDRTVDGQMVDPGAGVIDFPRIFAASCHTIGEYIVEHDQPADPLHTAKVGFEYLRTVRF
- a CDS encoding multicopper oxidase domain-containing protein; its protein translation is MRVSRRSMLAGTAAGVLAPAVGAADAAFAAGLTRQLTIYAEALPGGLYGYGLEPGKATIPGPLLEIYEGDTLEIELVNRTDKRLSIHPHGVTYDTASDGAPLNASFNNPGETRTYTWRTRARYDAGGGFWMPGSAGYWHYHDHAMGTDHGTAGLARGLYGGLIVRKRGDLLPSRQYTVVFNEMMINHAMAPDTPIFEARLGERVEWVCIGYGSLPHTFHLHGHRWADTRTGMLGSAADNVAIVDNKNLDPGSSFGFQVLAGEGAGPGAWMYHCHVQTHSDGGMVGLFLVRNPDGSLPEGAQDAIDRFKEHGHTGHDMNPDSRTHAGGAL
- a CDS encoding ThuA domain-containing protein encodes the protein MKRRWFGRRGAVVLALGSVLAAGAPLLAMPVAQAAPAANVPVNVLLFHGAPGGQQDPVVRASDAIARLGADNGITVTASSDPAVFSAANLARYRGIVFLSAQGVTLSRDQEGALQAYMKAGGGFLGISDAARAQDSSTWFTGLIGARPVGARPTPEAVAAVTASGENPPNETKEKLADNNENTKWLTFATTGWAAYKMATPVAVSSYSLTSANDYPGRNPKNWTLQGSADGSTWTDLDTRANETFTDPFQTRTFTFTNTTVYPNYRLNITANAGEPIIQLADLKLFKDTSTTPPPPESPPQQAVVDVLDARHPATKGLPQNWTRTDRWLNWETNPVGTVHTVAQVEEKGYTPGVGANGPFHPISWCRDYDGGRSFYTGMGRTEASYGEDRFRDHLLGALRWTTGMVRGDCRAGIAANYKIERLTGKNAAGQLDQIGEPHGLTIAPDGKVFYIGKAACPTGPVVSWDDPNVGLGCGTIHQWDPATRKVKLLTTLRVMGNRGSGDELVKNEEGLLGMVLDPKFTENGWFYAYWMPHESIDRDKRTGKRTISRFTYNAATQTIDQATRKDLLSWDVQIHSCCHAGGGMAFDKDGNLYVGSGDNNSSGGSNGYSGNNWTLEYKGLSFQDARRTAGNTNDYGGKILRIHPEADGTYTIPAGNLFPNGPSDKTRPEIYVMGVRNISRLQVDPVHNWLTAGWVGPDAPSPSPELGPAKYETATIITEAGNHGWPYCMGNRQPYRDRSSTNAAELTGWYDCDNPVNTSPRNTGLVNLPPIKDNMIWYSPDGGGPVFPKRPGSAIPTYNAADATYTQPYLRGGGQAIMSGPTYHRSLVNTNSGVAWPEYWDNKWFIGDEANAQNRVAVTVDPAGVPTHQPPVFAETFRQIIPGGSGDTRVQSWMDAKFGPDGALYVLDYGNGFFSLDANQKLLKISYTGGAPTPAPAASSTMVQNKALTAAFTGSKSGGVSYRWEFGDGSVSTQADPRHTYPRTGLYTAKLTVTYADGEAVTTRTSVNVGCAVADPSPVVTLGDSITKVVNRNAGGGCTVDDFIDDEGVWTTHAAFVNHVEQATETLSDLGVLSDAEVAELTAAADASPIGKPGTTGYEALFDGTAASLRAWEQAPSGQFTLQPDGSIRSAGGLGMLWYSQRQFGNFSVKVQFRDIAPDGFRANSGVFVRFPDPRTPTAQRPPGSCGTVGSAATSQAWVAIYCGHEIQIYDGDTGEPQKTGSVYNFDPRPLDQAGARPKGTWNEYEIKVVGQHYTMIRNGVVINEFDNTPGQQSSRAGDPPTDLRQFVSGFIGLQNHSDNDLIEFRNIRVRQL